A genomic stretch from Hyalangium ruber includes:
- the acnA gene encoding aconitate hydratase AcnA, with the protein MTDSFGTKSQLKVGSATYDIFSLGKLAKANPAVNRLPISLKVLLENLLRHEDGRVVKREHIEKMLAWDPKAAPETEISFHPARVLLQDFTGVPAVVDMAAMREALASMGGDASKINPRNPADLVIDHSVQIDSFATTAAMQENAELEFSRNQERYAFLRWGSNAFKNFRVVPPDIGICHQVNLEYLGQVTFRQGNVAFPDTLVGTDSHTTMINGIGVVGWGVGGIEAEAALLGQPITMLIPQVVGFKLTGNLPAGATATDLVLTVTQMLRKKGVVGKFVEFYGSGLKSLTLPDRATIANMAPEYGATIGFFPVDEESLAYLRFTGRPDDVVALTEAYCKEQGLFLTAGAPEPVFSDTLELDLGTVVPSLAGPKRPQDRVPLKDMKGGYEKSLVEMLAAGKSKGEDDEGGGKAKAPAAAVPPERLQQTVTVSQGSESYKVGHGAVVIAAITSCTNTSNPAVLVGAGLLAKKAVERGLNSKPWVKTSLAPGSRVVTEYLKESGLLPYLEGVGFHVVGYGCTTCIGNSGPLPDPVANAVTEGDLVVAAVLSGNRNFEGRINPHVRMNYLASPPLVVAYALAGDVNRNLDTDPVGHDRNGKPVYLKDIWPTNEEIREVIRTAVKPEQFRQQYAHAMEGDTLWQKLQVSKGNTFQWDAKSTYVRKPPFFENLPKEPSAPKDISGAHVLALLGDSVTTDHISPAGNIAKNSPAAKYLMAEGVEPKDFNSYGARRGNHEVMVRGTFANIRLKNLLVPGVEGGVTVHIPTRERTTIYDASMKYQQEGTPLVVLAGAEYGTGSSRDWAAKGTQLLGVKAVIAKSFERIHRSNLVGMGVLPLQFEAGQDAQSLGLTGHEKFSITGIAENLAPQKTLTVKAEGENGTKEFKALCRIDTPNELDYYRHGGILQFVLRQLAKA; encoded by the coding sequence ATGACGGACAGTTTCGGCACGAAGAGCCAGCTCAAGGTGGGCTCGGCGACGTACGACATCTTCAGCCTGGGCAAGCTGGCCAAGGCGAACCCGGCGGTGAACCGCCTGCCCATCTCGCTCAAGGTGCTGCTGGAGAACCTGCTGCGCCATGAGGATGGGCGCGTGGTGAAGCGCGAGCACATCGAGAAGATGCTGGCGTGGGATCCGAAGGCGGCCCCGGAGACGGAGATCTCCTTCCACCCGGCGCGCGTGCTGCTGCAGGACTTCACGGGCGTGCCGGCGGTGGTGGACATGGCGGCGATGCGCGAGGCGCTGGCCTCGATGGGTGGCGACGCCTCGAAGATCAACCCGCGCAACCCCGCCGACCTGGTCATCGACCACTCGGTGCAGATCGACAGCTTCGCCACCACGGCGGCGATGCAGGAGAACGCGGAGCTGGAGTTCTCCCGCAACCAGGAGCGCTACGCGTTCCTGCGCTGGGGCTCCAACGCGTTCAAGAACTTCCGGGTGGTGCCGCCGGACATCGGCATCTGCCACCAGGTGAACCTGGAGTACCTGGGCCAGGTGACGTTCCGCCAGGGCAACGTGGCCTTCCCGGACACGCTGGTGGGCACCGACAGCCACACGACGATGATCAACGGCATCGGCGTGGTGGGCTGGGGCGTGGGCGGCATCGAGGCCGAGGCGGCGCTGCTGGGCCAGCCGATTACCATGCTCATTCCGCAGGTGGTGGGCTTCAAGCTCACCGGCAACCTGCCAGCGGGCGCCACGGCGACGGACCTGGTGCTCACCGTGACGCAGATGCTTCGCAAGAAGGGCGTGGTGGGCAAGTTCGTGGAGTTCTACGGCAGCGGGCTCAAGAGCCTCACGCTGCCGGACCGCGCGACCATCGCGAACATGGCGCCGGAGTACGGCGCCACCATCGGCTTCTTCCCGGTGGATGAGGAGTCGCTGGCGTACCTGCGCTTCACGGGCCGCCCCGACGACGTGGTGGCGCTGACCGAGGCGTACTGCAAGGAGCAGGGCCTGTTCCTCACGGCGGGCGCGCCGGAGCCGGTGTTCAGCGACACGCTGGAGCTGGACCTGGGCACGGTGGTGCCGAGCCTCGCCGGCCCGAAGCGGCCGCAGGACCGCGTGCCCCTCAAGGACATGAAGGGCGGGTACGAGAAGTCGCTGGTGGAGATGCTGGCGGCGGGCAAGAGCAAGGGCGAGGACGACGAGGGCGGCGGCAAGGCCAAGGCCCCGGCGGCGGCGGTGCCTCCCGAGCGGCTGCAGCAGACGGTGACGGTGAGCCAGGGCAGCGAGAGCTACAAGGTGGGCCACGGCGCGGTGGTCATCGCCGCCATCACCTCCTGCACCAACACCTCGAACCCGGCGGTGCTGGTGGGCGCGGGCCTGCTGGCGAAGAAGGCGGTGGAGCGCGGGCTGAACTCCAAGCCGTGGGTGAAGACGAGCCTGGCGCCGGGCAGCCGCGTGGTGACGGAGTACCTCAAGGAGTCGGGGCTCCTGCCGTACCTGGAGGGCGTGGGCTTCCACGTGGTGGGCTACGGCTGCACCACGTGCATCGGCAACTCGGGCCCGCTGCCGGACCCGGTGGCCAACGCGGTGACGGAGGGCGACCTGGTGGTGGCGGCGGTGCTGTCGGGCAACCGCAACTTCGAGGGCCGCATCAACCCGCACGTGCGCATGAACTACCTGGCCTCGCCGCCGCTGGTGGTGGCGTACGCGCTGGCTGGCGACGTGAACCGCAACCTGGACACCGACCCCGTGGGCCACGACCGCAACGGCAAGCCGGTGTACCTCAAGGACATCTGGCCGACGAACGAGGAGATCCGCGAGGTCATCCGCACGGCGGTGAAGCCGGAGCAGTTCCGCCAGCAGTACGCCCACGCGATGGAGGGCGACACGCTCTGGCAGAAGCTGCAGGTGAGCAAGGGCAACACGTTCCAGTGGGATGCGAAGTCCACGTATGTGCGCAAGCCGCCCTTCTTCGAGAACCTGCCGAAGGAGCCCTCGGCGCCCAAGGACATCAGCGGGGCGCACGTGCTGGCGCTGCTGGGCGACTCGGTGACGACGGACCACATCTCGCCGGCGGGTAACATCGCCAAGAACAGCCCGGCGGCGAAGTACCTGATGGCCGAGGGCGTGGAGCCCAAGGACTTCAACTCGTACGGCGCGCGGCGCGGCAACCACGAGGTGATGGTGCGCGGCACCTTCGCCAACATCCGCCTGAAGAACCTGCTGGTTCCGGGGGTGGAGGGTGGCGTGACGGTGCACATCCCCACCCGCGAGCGGACGACGATCTACGACGCGTCGATGAAGTACCAGCAGGAGGGCACGCCGCTGGTGGTGCTGGCGGGCGCCGAGTACGGCACGGGCTCGAGCCGTGACTGGGCGGCCAAGGGCACGCAGCTGCTGGGCGTGAAGGCGGTGATTGCCAAGAGCTTCGAGCGCATCCACCGCTCGAACCTGGTGGGCATGGGCGTGCTGCCGCTGCAGTTCGAGGCGGGCCAGGACGCGCAGTCGCTGGGGCTGACCGGCCACGAGAAGTTCTCCATCACTGGCATCGCGGAGAACCTGGCGCCGCAGAAGACGCTGACGGTGAAGGCCGAGGGCGAGAACGGCACCAAGGAGTTCAAGGCGCTGTGCCGCATCGACACGCCGAACGAGCTCGACTACTACCGCCACGGCGGCATCCTGCAGTTCGTGCTGCGCCAGCTCGCGAAGGCGTAG
- a CDS encoding FHA domain-containing protein: MAFQLKIAEGKDAGKEFEFDQDSVLIGRTPECDVVLYDAGVSRKHCRIFSEGDGYIIEDMGSANGTKVNGTPVKTQPLNDGDQITLGPVVFAFMAMASEMAEEPNTDAAIAAPPAEENSTRIVPLDQVKKRQKNKGEALKPEGADAEPEKLGELQRSATRAAGMPAVRPARAATGASPRAAIERAGPSAPPAPRRPPPSAAVERAAPARGAAAAAGLSAAERARIKRESGGLVARIKIFWIEASTNVRRGIIGGFIALGLGLVGLVYYVALNPERKVGASGPEPEMLGLQPIPDSFGYGPGVTWDTPDLKTFTWEYTAATRAVVILHYQSQSVSQGEVVITVNGVDVGQVPPDTLASRDRALELMIPPNILKKGEVNRITFDNTKNPPGEDQWRLWNVWVEKALLPDLPPDQLISEARTAYMRGKQNFERADVGARNRYLAWKSFREAWLMLEAHPEPKPDLYFEARDRMKDAQQELDKTCSKLLLESEGYYNQRNFNGAKHTLDYIREYFPEFDQPCASLAEAKRYEWGM, encoded by the coding sequence GCATCTTCAGCGAGGGCGACGGCTACATCATCGAGGACATGGGCAGCGCCAACGGGACCAAGGTGAACGGCACTCCCGTGAAGACGCAGCCCCTCAACGATGGGGACCAGATCACCCTGGGTCCGGTGGTGTTCGCCTTCATGGCGATGGCCAGCGAGATGGCCGAGGAGCCCAACACCGACGCGGCCATCGCGGCGCCTCCGGCCGAAGAGAACAGCACGCGTATCGTCCCGCTGGACCAGGTGAAGAAGCGCCAGAAGAACAAGGGCGAGGCGCTCAAGCCGGAAGGGGCCGATGCCGAGCCGGAGAAGCTGGGTGAGCTGCAGCGCTCGGCCACCCGCGCCGCGGGCATGCCCGCCGTCCGCCCCGCGCGTGCCGCCACGGGTGCCTCTCCCCGGGCCGCCATCGAGCGCGCGGGCCCGTCCGCGCCTCCGGCTCCCCGTCGCCCGCCTCCCAGCGCCGCGGTGGAGCGAGCCGCGCCCGCGCGAGGAGCCGCGGCCGCGGCGGGCCTGTCCGCCGCCGAGCGTGCCCGCATCAAGCGCGAGTCGGGTGGCCTCGTCGCCCGCATCAAGATCTTCTGGATCGAGGCGAGCACCAACGTTCGCCGCGGCATCATCGGCGGCTTCATCGCGCTGGGGCTGGGGCTCGTCGGCCTGGTGTACTACGTGGCGCTCAACCCCGAGCGGAAGGTGGGCGCCTCGGGGCCGGAGCCGGAGATGCTGGGCCTGCAGCCCATCCCGGACTCGTTCGGCTACGGGCCGGGAGTCACCTGGGACACGCCGGACCTGAAGACCTTCACCTGGGAGTACACGGCCGCCACGCGCGCCGTGGTCATCCTCCACTACCAGTCGCAGAGCGTCTCCCAGGGTGAGGTGGTGATTACGGTGAACGGCGTGGACGTGGGGCAGGTGCCTCCGGACACGCTGGCCAGCCGCGACCGCGCGCTGGAGCTGATGATTCCGCCCAACATCCTCAAGAAGGGCGAGGTCAACCGCATCACCTTCGACAACACGAAGAACCCTCCGGGCGAGGACCAGTGGCGCCTGTGGAACGTGTGGGTCGAGAAGGCGCTGCTGCCGGACCTGCCCCCGGACCAGCTCATCTCCGAGGCGCGCACGGCGTACATGCGCGGCAAGCAGAACTTCGAGCGGGCGGACGTTGGCGCGCGCAACCGCTACCTGGCCTGGAAGTCCTTCCGCGAGGCGTGGCTGATGCTCGAGGCCCACCCCGAGCCCAAGCCGGACCTTTACTTCGAGGCCCGCGACCGGATGAAGGATGCGCAGCAGGAGCTCGACAAGACGTGCTCCAAGCTCCTGCTCGAGTCCGAGGGCTATTACAACCAGCGCAACTTCAACGGCGCCAAGCACACCCTCGACTACATCCGGGAGTACTTCCCCGAGTTCGACCAGCCGTGCGCCTCGCTCGCGGAAGCGAAGCGCTACGAATGGGGCATGTAG
- a CDS encoding phospholipase D-like domain-containing protein yields the protein MYEQGVGSERVGLARIEDRPAPAEERAEPSSGPVPDHGVVWSPSVPNRLLARYYLPRSHSVLQGNACRLLRDGVEAYPAMLEAIRGARRYVRLETYMFITDSVGELFGQALAEAAERGVHVKVLYDAVGSWTSRRGFFEALRQRGVDIRPFKPFSLNRGLRHLLQRDHRKILVVDGEVAFVGGVNISAHWAPVGQGGGWRDDVLRIEGPAVHELERRFLATWRMAFQQGVDRMRLRLQRRLRLRLRRPGPPRGGVCLSVLSSRRSIHRAYLHAIARARRSVLIAAAYFVPDRRMVAVLREAAQRGVEVHLLLNGRSDHPFLEHATRAFYERLLEAGVRIFEWQRGVLHAKTAVVDGVWGTIGSFNLERLSLAFNHEVNAVFADPRLGRSVEESFRNDCGSCREVNLTEFRRRPLWQKLLERVVYFFRKIL from the coding sequence ATGTACGAGCAGGGGGTGGGGAGCGAGCGGGTGGGGTTGGCACGGATCGAGGACCGACCGGCGCCGGCGGAGGAGCGAGCCGAGCCGAGCAGCGGTCCCGTTCCAGATCATGGGGTCGTCTGGAGTCCGAGCGTCCCCAATCGGCTGCTGGCGCGCTACTACCTGCCGCGCAGCCACAGCGTGCTGCAGGGCAACGCGTGCCGGCTGCTGAGGGACGGCGTCGAGGCGTACCCGGCGATGCTGGAGGCCATCCGGGGCGCGCGGCGCTACGTGCGGCTCGAGACGTACATGTTCATCACCGACTCGGTGGGTGAGCTGTTCGGCCAGGCGCTGGCCGAGGCGGCCGAGCGGGGCGTGCATGTGAAGGTGCTCTATGACGCGGTCGGTTCGTGGACGAGCCGCCGCGGCTTCTTCGAGGCGCTGCGCCAGCGCGGGGTGGACATCCGCCCCTTCAAGCCCTTCAGCCTGAACCGGGGGCTGCGCCACCTGTTGCAGCGCGATCACCGGAAGATCCTCGTGGTGGACGGGGAGGTGGCCTTCGTGGGCGGGGTGAACATCTCCGCGCACTGGGCGCCGGTGGGGCAGGGCGGGGGCTGGCGCGACGACGTGCTGAGGATTGAGGGCCCGGCGGTGCATGAGCTGGAGCGGCGCTTCCTGGCCACCTGGCGCATGGCCTTCCAGCAGGGCGTCGATCGGATGCGGCTGAGGCTTCAGCGGCGGCTGCGGCTGCGGCTGCGGCGCCCGGGGCCGCCCAGGGGTGGGGTGTGCCTGTCGGTGCTCTCCAGCCGGCGCAGCATTCACCGGGCGTATCTGCACGCCATCGCCCGGGCACGCCGCAGCGTGCTCATCGCCGCGGCCTACTTCGTGCCCGACCGGCGCATGGTGGCGGTGCTGAGAGAGGCGGCCCAGCGCGGGGTGGAGGTACACCTGCTGCTCAACGGGCGCAGCGACCACCCGTTCCTGGAGCACGCCACGCGGGCCTTCTACGAGCGGCTGCTGGAGGCCGGGGTGCGCATCTTCGAGTGGCAGCGCGGGGTGCTGCACGCGAAGACGGCGGTGGTGGACGGGGTCTGGGGGACGATTGGCTCGTTCAACCTGGAACGGTTGAGCCTGGCCTTCAACCACGAGGTGAACGCGGTCTTCGCCGACCCGCGGCTGGGCCGCTCGGTGGAGGAGTCGTTCCGCAACGACTGCGGGAGCTGCCGCGAGGTAAACCTCACGGAATTCCGGCGCCGTCCGCTGTGGCAGAAACTCCTGGAGCGGGTGGTGTATTTCTTCCGAAAGATCCTCTGA
- the asnS gene encoding asparagine--tRNA ligase — protein MQVLSVKKALAGSVPAGTKVEVRGWVRTRRDSKAGISFVNVSDGSVFDPIQVVAPNTLPNYEKEILHLTAGASVVCRGTLVQSQGKGQAFEVQADEVQVLGLVDDPDTYPIQPKQHTLEFLRDVAHLRVRTNTFGAITRVRHSAMQAIHRFFHEEGFFWVNTPIITASDAEGAGQMFRVSTLDAVNPPRTPEGKIDWHKDFFGKEAYLTVSGQLNVEAYCLAMSKVYTFGPTFRAENSNTTRHLAEFWMIEPEIAFANLNDDADLAERFLKYIFKAVLNECGPDLKFFEERVQKGVTERLEKFINSSFERIDYTAAVDILKKATRKWDYAPEWGNDLQTEHERYLTEEHVGRPVVVMNYPEKIKSFYMRLNEDGKTVAAMDVLAPGIGEIIGGSQREERLDVLDKRIAQFGLKPDHYQWYRDLRRYGTVPHAGFGLGFERLIVYICGLQNIRDAIPYPRVPGSAQF, from the coding sequence TCAACGTCAGCGATGGCTCGGTGTTCGACCCCATCCAGGTCGTCGCCCCCAACACGCTGCCCAACTACGAGAAGGAGATCCTCCACCTCACCGCGGGCGCCTCCGTCGTGTGCCGGGGCACCCTCGTGCAGTCCCAGGGCAAGGGCCAGGCCTTCGAGGTCCAGGCCGACGAGGTGCAGGTGCTCGGGCTGGTGGATGACCCGGACACGTACCCCATCCAGCCCAAGCAGCACACGCTGGAGTTCCTGCGCGACGTGGCCCACCTGCGCGTGCGCACCAACACCTTCGGGGCCATCACCCGCGTGCGCCACTCGGCCATGCAGGCCATCCACCGCTTCTTCCACGAGGAGGGCTTCTTCTGGGTCAACACGCCCATCATCACCGCCAGTGACGCCGAGGGCGCCGGGCAGATGTTCCGCGTGTCCACCCTGGATGCCGTCAACCCGCCCCGCACGCCCGAGGGGAAGATCGACTGGCACAAGGACTTCTTCGGCAAGGAGGCCTACCTCACCGTCTCCGGCCAGCTGAACGTCGAGGCGTACTGCCTGGCCATGTCCAAGGTGTACACCTTCGGCCCCACCTTCCGCGCCGAGAACTCGAACACCACGCGCCACCTGGCCGAGTTCTGGATGATCGAGCCGGAGATCGCCTTCGCCAACCTCAACGACGACGCGGACCTGGCCGAGCGCTTCCTCAAGTACATCTTCAAGGCAGTGCTCAATGAGTGCGGGCCCGACCTGAAGTTCTTCGAGGAGCGCGTGCAGAAGGGCGTCACCGAGCGCCTGGAGAAGTTCATCAACTCCAGCTTCGAGCGCATCGACTACACCGCCGCCGTCGACATCCTGAAGAAGGCCACGCGGAAGTGGGACTACGCGCCCGAGTGGGGGAATGATCTCCAGACCGAGCACGAGCGCTACCTCACCGAGGAGCACGTCGGCCGGCCCGTGGTGGTGATGAACTACCCGGAGAAGATCAAATCCTTCTACATGCGCCTCAACGAGGACGGGAAGACCGTGGCGGCGATGGACGTGCTCGCTCCGGGCATCGGTGAAATCATCGGCGGCAGCCAGCGCGAGGAGCGCCTGGACGTGCTCGACAAGCGCATCGCCCAGTTCGGCCTCAAGCCCGACCACTATCAGTGGTACCGGGACCTGCGCCGCTACGGCACGGTGCCGCACGCCGGCTTCGGCCTCGGGTTCGAGCGCCTCATCGTCTACATCTGCGGCCTGCAGAACATCCGCGATGCCATCCCCTACCCGCGCGTGCCGGGCTCGGCGCAGTTCTAA